The region TATTCATAGGGTCACAGCTAAGGAATTGACCTTAATCAATGGGGCCATAAACATCCTCGTATTCAATAAGGCCAATGCTTCTTGTTTTATTTCTTGAATATTGTAACTTGAAGGTAGAGAAGGGTGCAAGGCTGCTTTTAAACATTTTGGTATAAGAAAagattccgattccgattcctaCTGTCTGctagaagaaaagaaaattttatacattaggctttgtttggtaacattagctaattgtgctgtttggtataatttttttatttatttttttaaatttgattgaaaattttgctttaaataactatttgaattttagcattttgaagttacaaaaagttaataaacCAAATACCTAtattgggtgtgtttggttcgcacatgggaatcggaatcggagtGGTATCAAAtgcttggtaatggtaatgagttttggtgaaagtatttttcatgtttggtaatagggtgaaatgggaatgattattaatagttggggaaatgaaacccttattttattagggaataagttttgcaattaatggaGTAGTCAAAACTCATAGTAATATTCTAAAATTCCGTCaactaaacaataacaatgactttgatattCACGCTCGATAGctaaacttgtcaaccaaacacatcctttgattttttaaccaaatcaaataactaataaaaacaaaatcctcttatactattaaagtttgcgtaatattgtaaaatattgtaatacagttcatattcatactacaattgtacattaaaatatggtaatacaattcctaatacaatatatccTTATCTACTttttattcgtaatacaattctaaattaaaattaataatcgtaataatacagtacatatatttctctgcaacgtaatttatactattaataaaaaacaaaatcttccattttaatttcaCGTCCAAAACACttttatactattaaggtttgtgtaatattgtaaaatatggtaatacgatttctaataaaatatattatttcttactttcctattcgtaatacatacaattctagattaaaattactaatcataataatattttcccCGCAACGTAATGTTGTAAAATATGGTTGATGAAACAAATTCTTTGCTAAGTAGTCATTTACTATATTTGTATGTATGAATATAGGAAGACAAAATGAGAAATTGGCTTGAACAAGCCCTTCTTATTCAATATTTTAGAGAGTTGAGAGGAATTGTATATTGTATTGTAGACAGAAGATGCTAGAGTAGAAGTGGAAGAAGCCCCTAAAATGAAGGGCCCTAACCCCCTATATAGATCCTTGACCCGTACCCGAAACCGAACAAACGTACAAAGTGTGTAAGGCCGTATATCCAGGGTATATTCCCTACcaatggtaatacaatttctattcgtactacaattctacattaaaattacaTGAGACATCGACATAATCGTCATCAACAATATTATACTTTCCTGCAAATAgtaaataacaatattattctaCAGAATCTGTAACCGTCAACAATAACATTAGTCTCCTAATCGTGATCAATTCTACCATCGTGATCTTTCATTAATGGGGTCTATTTTCGTCTATGCTTCCGACATATCCCCCAAGACGAGAAAAAGCTGTATAAGGTTCCGGCagatgcgttgttatttgtccaTGGAATATCAATGTTCCACGGTCATACTCCCAAGTTAATGTTATGAACAATAGGCCTACGATTTGTAGTTCACATtgaaagttttgattttgttaacATGATGTTTCGTTGGTTTTGTTCTttgtattgattttgttttgtgtataaaagtataaatgcataattgtgttttaagttTTATCAGTTTAGATGATTATTAAAGTTCTTAGAATTGATTTTGTTTCCCTGGAGTGCTTACTAGAGTGGTTTTTTTTTACTACACAACTATAGTTAAATAGATGATTTTGTAGCATATAGTTAATTTACTATAAACCATTTAATCATCCTGTTATGCATAAAATAGAATTctattatgcaattttatttctGTGTTATTTCGGTATTATTTGTAGAAGCTTAAGTGACTATTTCTGTGTTGCTACTATGTTAAAACCGAATTCTATTATGTTAAACTATTACACTAGAATTCTTATCCCTATATGTCTTTATTCTTTAACTAACATGTTTCTGCCATAAATGCATAATTGAGtattaagttttattaatttagatGATTATTAAAGTTCTTAAATCTCAGCTTGACTACCAAATAGCTATACTTCATCTAGGCTGTAAAAAATTGAATACTAAAATGCAAAGTTAAACTTTACCTGCTGAGGTTATCATCAATAACAATTCCTAGTGTAGCTGCAATACCAAGCGCTAAAAAACACACACTAAAGTTTGTCACTATGACATGTATAGACATAATTGATCTaaaccatcttttcaattgcactatatcgatccaaatattttaaaaatattatagtaaatccattccgtgcatcgcatgggtgaaaatactaatagtgatcaaataagtcaaaattagctgatagactaactatttaaaaacaaaaaccaccTTTATTAGGGTTCTGTATGATACATTTATGTTTGGTTAATACTCGAGTGCTTGGGGATGGCTCTGTAGTGCTTTTCTTTTACATATGATGGATATGTCTTTCAACTGTGATGGCTATAGAATGGAGACTTTAAAAAGGCATATTCCCTTCGCTGGACCAGAAGGGCTTTATGAGCTTTGGAAAATTGCAGTAAGGTTTGAGGAAAAGATTTATGCTGCTGCTGTAAGTGAGGTGTGTATGTGATGTGTAATTACCAATATCTCTCAATTGTTTTAAGTATGATGCATTATTtatgtatgaaaattattgaattggtttactctttttatttttagtatcaGAATATTTTGTGtgcaatctatatatatatagactattGATCAAATGAGTTCATCCTGTTGTGAGTCTGTGTAGACAAATCTGTGTCACTGAATGTTTGAGATCATGTCTGTGTAGACAAATCTGTGTCACTGAATGTTTGAGATCAATGAGTTATATCTGGTCAACTGTGCAAGTGAAGTGCACAGTTGCACAATGGTCCAgatctaagccattgatcttAAGTATTCAATGACCAAGATCTGTCCACACGGACTCATATAACAAGATGGACTCGCGGAAACactgacctatatatatatacactttaaGGCCTTAGTGACACCTTTTCCTTCGGTGTCTAATTTTATTGCAGTCAGATTATCTGAGGAAGGTATCTTTAAAGATGTTGTCTATGGAGATGACAAAATCAGCAACTCCCATGGCCAATTCTGTGCAGTCTAACAATACAACTAGTGCTCAGAATCCCCAACTTCCAGGTGAAATAACAGGAGCCTCATCTATTTGTTCTGCTTCAATTAATATGTATGATTTTGACACATTTCTTGGCATTCAATGATCTGTTGTTTCTATAGGGACACACAATGTAATGCAAAACTCAATGGCAAACACCATGGGCCAAGGGATGGGTTCCAATATGGTATCTAATTCTCAGAGACAGGTGCATTTACACAATCAAATAATGCAATCTCATATGCAGCAACAACAGGAGCGGCAGCAACAGCAAAACTTACTACAACAGAATCAGATCCAATCATCTCAGCAAGCAGTCATGCAGCCTTCTCTTGAGCAGAACCAACTCCATCTGTACTTCAGCAACCAACTCAATCTGTCCTCAGGCAACAACGAACTCAACAGGCTCCAATGATTCATCAACAGCAAGGATCCAACAGAACCAGTTGATAGACCAATAGAAGAACTTAGGATGTgattggttgacaggtttagctatcaggaataAGTATCAAAGTCATTATTATAGTTTGGTTGACAGATTTTTAAAATACTGCTATGGGTTTTTATTACTCTCTTAATTGAAAAaatcattccctaataaaataagggtttcattccatTATTATTCTTCAGTCGCTTCCCCAACTCATTCCATTGTTCCCAAACTGCATCCTTGACTAACTGAGCTGTCATGCGGACAATCATGAGCTTAAATTGATTATAGCAATGGAGGTTAAATTGAAAGTGCAGTGATTAGAGCggttaaaaattatgaaaatatttatttgtttagaaTAATAGTGATACAAGTGAGATTAGAATGCTAAATTGTTATTATGGACTTTcgtataaactatataatactccgtaattatttgatacattaataaatttattttcgttattaacataataatttaacatatttatattcattatttatattattttcataaataataatttgttatatcAATCAATATTTGATATCTACATCTATCTACAATCTTAATACGATCCAATAAAGTTAGGTCTCTAACCGGAAGAAAAAATGCTGGTGATaaattggctcttattaagattgtatgtagatgtagatgtagattatagatttaaaatatataaatttttattaccaaaattagtatttatttatactatcatttttagactaattatttagattaacgtttttacaaaattgcaaacatttattttagtgacaattataatcagcctttcatatattattttgcattcatatactttgaattaccgatttaaataaacaaattcaacatttaattacatatgcatgtacatattttatataatcttgtattgatacaatttgaagtacttatttaaaaaataaacattgggcattatcctaTTCGCGCAACGCGTGTGaaaaattagtaatataatatatttataaactatatctaaaaaaagaaaacttaatactcaacaaaaataaacataaaactaAAGAAACTGGGGGATGTTATCCCACGTAGCTAAATTTTACTTGGGGAGCCTAAGGGTCATGCTCAAGGTCATTTCTACTTCTTAGTGAAATCTGTGGTAAATCacctatttggtccctcaattattcgcGAACTATCAATGTTGTCCCTTAACTCCGTAATCATCAATTTGACCCccgaaataaattaattttcgtcaaataagtCCCTCTGGCCAGATTCCGGTGAGAACTCCTATTAAGCATggatattttagtcatttcgtGTCTTCACAtgccatcttcttcttctctgcCTTTTTCTCTCCTCCTTTCTGACAtcattctttcatttttttctggGTAAGGAGAAAGATTATTTCTTGAACGGTGCAACTCACCCGCCACCATTTCCATTCTCAGTGCCCAGCTAGGACGATTCTCTTGACCATTACACCAAATTCGAGTCTGAAACGTCGTATAAATCTGGTGCGTTCACATTATTGCATTTAACCTCACATGCTTGCTGACACCTATAAACAAACGGTACTCATCTTCTCTCCCTAGAAAAGTAATCACAGGAAAGAAGAAGAGGTAGATCTGCAACAATGGCGTCAGAGGATGTGAAGCTGTTAGGTGGATGCCCTAGCCCATTCGTGCTCTGAACCCGGATTGCTCTCAACCTCAAATCCGTCGCGTATGAGTTTCTCGAGGAGAAGTTCAGAACCAAGAGCGAGCTTATCCTCAAAATGAACCCAATTTACAAGGAGATCCCGTGTGGAATTGAAGCCTGCAAACCCATTGCCTCTGGTTTCCCGTCAGGTTGGGTTTCGACCGGCTTTTGGATCAGTTAACCCAGATTGAAGCTAACTGGCTGGGGAGAATGGAGGATACGCCGGCTTCCAAAGCGGCGATCGAGTCAATGCCGACCATCGAGATTCTCGATTCCCATATCGAAATCGAACCCCATTGTGCCATTTGTAAAGAGCCCTTCGAGCTCGGAAACGAGGCCCGAGAAATGCCCTGCAACCATTTATACTACTCTGATTGTATTCTCCCACTGTCTTTGCGCAATTCCTGCCCCGTTTGCCGCCACCAACTCCCCACCGACACCCCAAACTCTGGCGACTTAAACACCACCAACCGCCC is a window of Ipomoea triloba cultivar NCNSP0323 chromosome 11, ASM357664v1 DNA encoding:
- the LOC115995623 gene encoding mediator of RNA polymerase II transcription subunit 15a-like is translated as MDGNYWRMAQAQGQAPAGDATAPAPVAANGAVETGDWRAQLQPESREMIVNKIMETLKRHIPFAGPEGLYELWKIAVRFEEKIYAAAVSESDYLRKVSLKMLSMEMTKSATPMANSVQSNNTTSAQNPQLPGTHNVMQNSMANTMGQGMGSNMVSNSQRQVHLHNQIMQSHMQQQQERQQQQNLLQQNQIQSSQQAVMQPSLEQNQLHLYFSNQLNLSSGNNELNRLQ
- the LOC115995925 gene encoding E3 ubiquitin-protein ligase RDUF2-like, translating into MASEDVKLLGFDRLLDQLTQIEANWLGRMEDTPASKAAIESMPTIEILDSHIEIEPHCAICKEPFELGNEAREMPCNHLYYSDCILPLSLRNSCPVCRHQLPTDTPNSGDLNTTNRPSSNEQQPSDDETMGLTIWRLPGDGFAVGRFSDGRRELSLVYTEMDCGFNNNGAIAGIQSETVALTKMST